A region from the Lysobacter sp. BMK333-48F3 genome encodes:
- the mscL gene encoding large-conductance mechanosensitive channel protein MscL, with amino-acid sequence MGMISEFKEFIARGNVVDLAVGVVIGAAFGKIVTALVDGIVMPAVGYFSGGVNVSDWKHVLKPAQLDAAGKEVAAEVAIKYGSFLQTAIDFVLIAFVIFLFLKAYNRLRKPAADAPAAVPEDVLLLREIRDSLKK; translated from the coding sequence ATGGGCATGATCAGCGAGTTCAAAGAGTTCATTGCGCGCGGCAACGTGGTCGACCTGGCGGTCGGCGTGGTGATCGGCGCGGCGTTCGGCAAGATCGTCACCGCCCTGGTCGACGGCATCGTCATGCCCGCGGTCGGTTATTTCAGCGGCGGGGTCAACGTCAGCGACTGGAAGCACGTGCTCAAGCCGGCCCAGTTGGACGCCGCCGGCAAGGAAGTCGCGGCCGAGGTCGCGATCAAGTACGGCAGCTTCCTGCAGACCGCGATCGACTTCGTCCTGATCGCGTTCGTGATCTTCCTGTTCCTCAAGGCCTACAACCGCCTGCGCAAGCCGGCCGCCGACGCCCCGGCCGCGGTGCCGGAAGACGTGCTGCTGCTGCGCGAAATCCGCGACTCGCTGAAGAAGTAA